gttcttatatgtgtgtgttgttgttgtgttgttgttgtgttgttgtagttgtgtcgttctggatgttttcagtctgatgttgttctgataaaaacaaaaacaactggtcaaagtgacgagagtcagaatgtgtcaaatgtgaatcatcaacagctgagccaggagggggccccagagacacaccCAGCCCGGGGCCCCTGAAAGCTGAGGCCCTTAAAGCTGAGGCCCTTAAAGCTGAGgccctgtgtgtatgtggacctcgtacagtctatggtttgtgctcagtgtttttaaagttcctGTTCGTCCCCTGGGCCCCGTCCCCTGGGCCCCGTCCCCGGGTCCTGGGTTAAACCTCAGAGCTTTTATCGTAAACACTGAGCTCATTTATCCTTTTACAGTCAATAATGCCATTTAAAGCCCAAGTGTGGGACATTTCATGAGTCATATTTGTATCATTAGAGATGGACAAAGAGCGAAAATAAGACTTTAAATGATAAACTTACATATTCAGAGGGACCTGGACGATAAAAGGGACATAAGACAAATCCAGAATAAACAGGAGATGGTGGCTCCATAGCGCCCCCACTGGCAGCTAAACTTTGTCTGTgagtacttcctgtttgtgtccCTGTCCCCGGCTTCTGTCCCCGGCTTCTGTCCTCGGCTTCTGTCCTCAGGTGTGTCCCGggtcctgtccctctgtcctccggTCTGTCCTCCGGTCTGTCCTCCGGTCTGTCCTCCGGTCTGTCCTCCGGTCTGTCCTCCGGTCTGTCCTCCGGAGCCACAGCGGgaggctcctctctctgtgcccgGGCAGCAGAGCCTCTTCCTCGGCTCAGTCCAGACCTCGGGCTTGGACCAACCCTAGGGGACACAGCGGCAGATTTCTGTCCATGTTCCCCGCGGAAGAGGCTCGTTTCTCGGGTGGACTCAAAGCCGCGGGGGCCTTGTCTTTTCCCGCTGGAGCTGCGGACAGTCTGCGGTAAACTTCGGACCGTGAATCCGGGAGACGGCGGCTCTTTCCCGGCTGAGCTCCGAGGGACAGCCCGGTGTCTTCACAGATTCTTGGAGCTCTTGTGAGACAGCGGCACATTTCGAGTCTCGTACCCGGGCCGTAGTCCACCTTCCCCGGCGGAGCTCAGAGCATTCGCGCTCCGGAGCTCCAGAGACAGCGCGGGACTTGTACCCGGGCAGCAGAGCGCCTTCCCCGGCTTGAGCCTCCAGCCGCAGCCGGTGTCCGTCCGCCCTGATGGATGTCACATTTTCACTCTGTTTTTACACATTATTTCGTCTTTGCTGCGCCTGTTTGGGTCTGGAGCTTTATACGTTTGTGTTTAGTGAAAAAAGCGTATTTAGACTTAAAAGAAACACTAATTGAGCCACTTTGTGACCTGtttaagctaatgctaatgtagcTAATGTAGCTAATGGAGCTAATGGAGCTAGCCTCGATAAAGTTTAACACAACACTCCTTAGTTTAATGTTTACGGCCCAGGCGCGGGTTAAAGTTCATATTTAGtgccttttgtttgtttttaacttaaTGTTTTGCTAACTCAGGAGGCTGTATCTACAGAGTGCACTTTTAAACCTTTAATGTTTAGACATTCTCACAAGTGTCCTTAAAGGAAAACACTTGAAATGGAAAtgtctttttatacattttaaataagattcaatttatttattcatacaaaaataataataatagtttgacAAACATGGTATGCATTGACAGATGAAATACATGTTTACTCCTGCAGTGTAAGTGATCCTCCTGTAGGACATAAACCTGAGGAGGAGGTGTTCTGTTCTCagcaggtttaatgccacaacctgtaacataaacataaactttACCCTGAGCGACCTCCGCACCCCGAGTCTGAACCTGCTCTCATCAACTTTATGAACTTGTTTTTATGACTTCATAAAGACTTTAAAGTGCACTTTTTAGTTCAAACTTCACCTCTGTATAACAGatcctttatttttaatttatcaagTGGTTTAGTCCCCATCTAGTCCtagatcagtcctggtttagtcttggtttagtcttggtttattcttTGGATTGGTCCTaatctagacctggttttgactctgttcagtcctggtttagtcctggttcagtcctggtttagtcctggtttagtcctggttcagtcctggttcagtcctggttcagtcctggttcagtcctggtttagtcctggtttagtcccagttcagagcctggtttagaccctgttcCTCCTGGATCAtgtcctctcctcactcccGCTCGCTCTGCTGCTGCCGCTCTCTATCGGCCTCTGGGGGGCGCTGTACTGCCCCCCCCTCAGAGCGCTGCCCCTTGGTGGACGTCGCCTCTGCCTCAAACCACGCCCACTTCCACCTGCGCCACCTGCACCTGGACCTGCaggtatgtcagatgccctccctcctcctccctgtgtgtcagatgccctcccatcctctctttgtctcttcagATAAACTTTGCGGTGAAGGAGATGAGTGGGTGGTTGGTTCTGGACTTGTCTCCGCTCCGGTCAGGGGTTCAGACTCTGGTTCTGGACTGTCACCCctcagtcctggtccggtctgTGGACTTGAAGGATGCGGAGCGACCCCAGGATCCGCCTCAGTCCCTGGTCTTCACATCGGAGGGATTCTCAGAGTTTGGGTCAGCGCTGAGGGTGGGTCTGCCCGAGCTCCGAGCCGGGAGAGAGGTTCAGGTGACGGTCCGGTACAGCACCACAGACGGGCCGGCGGTGAGTCACACTGTTTTACAAATCAGAAGAATATTcaatcctgctttagacctgctttagtcccgatttagtcctgttttagtcctgctttagtcctgctttagtcccgatttagtcctgttttagtcctgttttagtcctgttttagtcctgctttagtcctgttttagtcctattttagtcctgttttagtcctattttagtcctgttttagtcctgctttagtcctgttttagtcctgttttagtcctgctttagtcctgctttagtcccgatttagtcctgttttagtcctgttttagtcctgctttagtcctgttttagtcctgttttagtcctgctttagtcctgctttagacctgctttagtcctgttttagacccgctttagtcccaatttagtcctgctttagtcctgttttagtcctgctttagtcctgttttagtcctgttttagacctgctttagtcctgctttagtcctgctttagtcctgctttagtcctgctttagtcctgctttagtcctgctttagtcctgctttagtcctgctttagtcctgctttagtcctgttttagtcctgctttagtcctgctttagtcccgatttagtcctgttttagtcctgttttagtcctgttttagtcctgctttagtcctgttttagtcctgttttagtcctattttagtcctgttttagtcctgctttagtcctgttttagtcctgttttagtcctgctttagtcctgctttagtcccgatttagtcctgttttagtcctgttttagtcctgttttagtcctgctttagacctgctttagtcctgttttagtcctgctttagtcccgatttagtcctgctttagtcctgttttagtcctgttttagtcctgttttagtcccgctttagacctgctttagtcccgatttagtcctgctttagtcctgttttagacccgttttagtcccgctttagacctgctttagacctgctttagtcctgctttagtcctgctttagacctgctttagtcctgctttagtcctgctttagacctgctttagtcctgctttagtcctgctttagtcctgctttagacctgctttagtcctgctttagacctgctttagtcctgttttagtcctgctttagacctgctttagacctgctttagacctggtttagtcctgttttagacctgctttagacctggtttagtcctgttttagacctgctttagtcctgttttagtcctgctttagacctgctttagacctgctttagtcctgttttagacccactttagtcccgctttagtcccaatttagtcctgttttagtcctgttttagtcctgctttagtcctgttttagtcctgttttagtcctgctttagtcctgctttagacctgctttagacctgctttagtcctgttttagacccgctttagtcccaatttagtcctgctttagtcctgttttagtcctgctttagtcctgttttagtcctgttttagacctgctttagtcctgctttagtcctgctttagtcctgctttagtcctgctttagtcctgctttagtcctgctttagtcctgctttagtcctgctttagtcctgctttagtcctgctttagtcctgctttagtcctgctttagtcctgctttagtcctggctcagaccttGGTCCTTTTATAATCCCGGTCTGGTTCCAGGTCTGGTGGCTGGACCCGGAGCTCACCTGTGGACAGACGCGCCCCCTTGTGTTCACTCAGGGGCACTGCGTGTGTAAccgctccttctttccctgctTCGACACGCCGACCGTCAAGAGCCCCTACAGCGCCACCATCAGGGTACGATGAGACTATGATGTAGAGTACTATATGACTCTAAATAACTCTATGGGGGactcccggttcagtcccggttcagtcccggttcagtcccggttcagtcccggttcagtcccggttcagtcccggttcagtgtTTGTTCCGTGCTGTAGGTTCCAGATGGATTCACCGTCCTCATGAGCGCGTCACGGAGCGCGTTCTGCCGAGACGAGCGAGTGTTCCAGTTCTGGATGGACGAGCCGGTTCCCTCGTACCTCGTGGCTCTAGTGTGTGGAGAACTACAGCACCACGACCTCGGGCCCAGGTGAGAgccagggagggcatctgacgtgatctgagacacagggagggcatctgactctgtGATGGGCGTGtctaaccctctcctcctctctgatcGGTCAGGAGCAGAGTGTGGGCGGAGCCGTGCCTGCTGTCGTGTGCGGTGCAGAAGCtagggggcagtgtggagcGGTGGCTGAGTGTGGCGGAGCGTCTGTTTGGGCCGTACCTGTGGGGCAGGTGAGACCAAAACTCactcattattatatttaagattttactacaggagtttcacatttttaagtttcagattttacttcctggttagaaatcatgacatcacataacaactctctcccctctgtgtcgctctctgtttctctctctgcactccctctctcctctctccctgtgtctcactctcctctctctcctgtctctcccctctctctctctctctctctctctctctctccctccctcttctctttcccctctccctctctcctctctccctgtgtctcactcctctctctcccctctccccccccctctccctgtgtctctctcctctctctctctctcccccctctctctctcccccctctcctctgtctctctctcccccctctcctctctcactctcctctctcccccctctcctctctcactctctcccctctctctctctctgtctcccctctctctctctgtctcccctctctctccccctctcctctctccctgtgtctcactctcctctcttgcctgtctctcccctctctctctccccctctccctctctccctgtctctcactctcctctctcgcctgtctctcccctctctctcctgtctctcccctatctctccccctctcctctctccctctctccctgtgtctctctctcctgtctctcccctctcctctctccctgtatctcactctcctctctcccctctccctctctctcccccctctctccccccccccctctctccctctctcctccctttcacAGATGCGACTTagtcttcctccctccctccttcccgaTCGTCGCCATGGAGAATCCCTGTCTGACCTTCATCATCTCGTCCATACTGGAGAGCTCCGAGTTCCTCCTCATCGACGTGGTCCACGAGATCGCTCACGGATGGTTCGGGAACGCCGTCACCAACGCCACGTGGGAGGAGATGTGGCTGAGCGAGGGGCTGGCCACCTACGCCCAGAGACGCATCACCACAGAGGCCTACGGTACTGCGAATCTAACCCCCAACCTCCACatgagcacagagagagagaggaatctAACCCCCAACCTCCACatgagcacagagagagaggaatctAACCCCCAACCTCCACatgagcacagagagagaggaatctAACCCCCAACCTCCACatgagcacagagagagaggaatctAACCCCCAACCTCCACATGAGcacagagagagcagggagagcgTTTGTGTGTCTGGACAtaagtgttgtgttgtgttcaggcGAGGCGTTTGTGTGTCTGGAGATaacagtgttgtgttgtgttgtgttgtgttcaggcGAGGCGTTCACGTGTCTGGAGACGGTCGTTCGTTTGGACGCTCTGCACAGACAGCTGCGGTTGCTCGGAGACAACAGTCCTGTCAGTAAACTGCACGTCAAACTGGAGCCAGGTGAGTCACATGTGAAGAGGAACACGCTAAAAACACACGAATGTAAGCGCCtggtttgatgatgtcatagtttcagaaGGAGGGCGGGGCCTGTAGAGCGCTcaggtattacacaaaatatatacactttataatatctgcactaaactggacactttataacaccggtcactttaataagtcatgtttacactgttgttctgatgctgctgttgtttatattttctacctttaagtattttatttgatttttaatcaTATCTTTATAACTTTGTGCAtgtcttatttgtatttgtatttattcagtgtgttttatattttatgttgcactttatcactgaagtaagttcctagtttgtgaactgtgtttacaaaggatggcaataaaaggattctgattctgattctgatatcagAGATTCTACAGATGCTGTGTTGTGATTGGCTGCtctttaacctttgacctctgctgtGTTTGCAGGAGTGAACCCGAGCTCTCTCATGAACCTGTTCACGTACGAGAAGGGTTTCTGTTTTGTGTCCTACCTGTGTGAGCTGAGTGGAGACAGAGAGCGATTTGACGCCTTTCTCAGGGTATGACCCCtgccctgacccctgacccctgacctgaCCGGTCCAGTCCAGCCCGGTCTGGTCCAACCATGcttcagttgtagggagtattatacaaTGCTTcagttccatccatccattttcttcctcttatccggggccgggggcagctctaaacagggactcccagacttccctcagcccagacacttcctccagctcctccggtgggaccccaaggtgttcccaggcgtgtcctgggtcttccctggggcctcctcccggtgggacatgaacacctccccagggaggcgtctaGGAGGCATGAACAGATGCaggagcctcagctgctcctctccacgtggaggagcagcggctctactctgagcgcCTTGCACATGACTGAGCTCCCCACCttgtctctaagggagcgcccagccactctgcggaggaaacacatctcagccgcttgtatccacgaccttgtcctttcggtcattccCCAGAGCTCATGAGGTGAGGGTAGAACACAGACTGaggtaaatccagagctttgtctttggactcagctccttcttcaccacaacagacgacacagagacaacatcactgcagacactgatccaactgtcaatctcacgctccatcctcccctcagtcgagacaagaccctgagatacttgaactgctccacttgagaccccctccggcccctggctgcgcctagaaattctgtccataaatataatgaacagacccggtgacaaagtgcagccctgagtccaacctgcaccaggagcaggtctgactcactgcagagacacagctcctgctcctcatacagggactggacagccctgagcaaagagccccagaccccatactcccagagcaccccccaaaggacaccacgagggacacggtcgaatgtcttctccagatccacaaaacacatggacTGTgtcaaactcccatgagcctcaaggacccgatggagagtatagagctggtccagtgttcaacgaccaggaccaaaaccacactgctcctcctggatccaAGTCAGTCGGATTCCCCCCCTCcttggagtagaccttaccaggacgtctgaggagtgtgattcccctgtcgttggaacacaccctctggtcccccttcttatacagagggaccgcCCCGGTCTAccagtccagaggtactgtccccgaccccCACATGATGGTACAGacacatgtcagccaagacccacaacatccagagacttgaggtactcaggacggatctcatccacccccggagtcttgccactgaggagctttaACCACCTCAgcgacttcagccagggtgatggacgagtccgggtcctcagtctctgcttcctcctgtGAAGACATGATGGTGGGagtgaggagatcctcaaagtccttccaccgcccgacaacatccccagtcgaggtcagcagctctccacccgctcTGTAAACaatgttggtgaagcactgcttcctcctcctgaggcgtcggacggtttgctaTAATCTCTTTAAGGTCGTCCAATAATCCTCCTCCATggccctgagtttttgcctgtgactgcccgagccgcagcACGTTTGGCCCGCCTGTACCAACAAGGCTCGATCGCACTCCTTCAGTCTGaccccatccctctcttctttgagagggctggactctccatgattcagttgtagggagtattatatcatgatgataaaacattaaaacacttcagaacatatttttgacagttaaatgtgttttcttaaaCTTTTATTTGTCAGAGATAATAACActcattctcctctctctctcctcctctcctcctcctttcctcccctcctcctctcctcctctctcctctcctcctctctcctctcctcctcccctctcctcctctctcctctcctctcctctcctcctcccctcctcctcctctctcctcctctctcctctcctcctcctcctctcctcctctctcaggaGTACATTTGTGAGTTTAAGTTTAAGAGTGTGGTGGCTCAGGACCTGATCCACTGTTTCCTCCAGCActtccctgagctgcagagcgCCCCCaacaggacaggtcagaattacagtctattattattattattattattcctccTCATCACCCTgctgctcctcccctcctcctcataACCTCTCTGCTCCCTGTGCTCCTCAGGTCTGGAGTTTGATCGCTGGCTGACGGCGTGTGGTGCTCCTCTGTTTGAGCCTGACCtgtctgtagggggcgctctcacTCAGCCTGTGTACGAGCTGCTGCGGCTGTGGAGTGACCCAGCGCGACCCCCTGACCCCGAGAGCctggtgaactttgacctctccTCCTGGAGCACCTTTCAGATCGTTCTGTTCCTTGACCGCCTGCTCGACCTCGCCCCCCTGACGCACGGTACtgacccagatgccctccctgtgtgtgtcagatgccctccctgtgtgtgtcagatgccctccctgtgtgtgtcagatgccctccctctgtgtcagatgccctcccctgtcTAACCTGTTCCTTGTGTGTGATTGGCTGCCTCAGAGCTGATGTCCCGCCTCTCGGCCTGTTACTCCGCCCTCTTCGCCGCGCTGAACGCCGAGGTGCAGATCCGATGGCTGCAGCTGGTGGTGAGGAGCCTGTTCTACCCCGAGCTGCCCCGAGTGCGAGACTTCCTCCACAAACACGTGAGTCCAGACCAGGAGCCCAGACCCAGGGCCAGGCCTGGACACGGGCCCCAAGTCTGATCCTCCGGGTCTAAAAAAACCCTGATACTGTGaggtcgtgtccttgggcaatacactcaCCCTCATACTTGgcacaggaagggcatcaggtATAATAATGTCTAAAGAGAGGAGCTGTGTTTCTTTATATAGTTTAGAAAtactttttagtcctggtttgatcctggtttagtcctggtttagtcctggtttagtcctggtttggtcctggtttagtcctggtttagtcctggtttagtcctggttcagtcctggttcagtcctggttcagtcctggttcagtcctgctttagtcctggtttagtcctggtttagtcctggttcagtcctggttcagtcctggtttagtcctggttcagtcctggttcagtcctggttcagtcctggtttagacctggtttagtcctggtttagtcctggttcggtcctggttcagtcctggttcagtcctgctttagtcctggtttagacctggtttagtcctgctttagacctggtttagtcctgctttagacctggtttagtcctggtttagtcctggttcagtcctggtctattcctggttcagtcctggtctattcctggttcagtcctggtctattcctggttcagtcctggtttagtccgggttcagtccaggttcagtccaggttcagtccaggttcagtccaggttcagtcctggtttagtcctggtttagtcctggtttagtcctggtttagtcctggtttagtcctggtttggtcctgctttaatACTGCTTTAATactggtttaatactggtttaatcctgctttagacctggtttagacctgctttagtcctgctttagacctggtttagacctggtttagtcctgctttagaccaggTTCGAGACTTTGCCCTtccattgtgtcattgggcaataCACTTTATACAGATTCCAGATTCATTCTTGTACTTGGCAGAGGAAGGGCATCAGACGTAAACTCTCAGAAGAGGATCTGTATGTCTTTGCTGTTTCAGTTgttgtgtttcttctgtgtgtgtgactccgTTTCCCATGATGCCTCTGTGCAGACGTCCAGGATGTACACGGTGCCGCTGTACGAAGACATGGCGTCCGGAGCCATGAGGAGCAACGCCGGCGAATacttcagccaatcacagcgcagaCTCCACCCTAACCTGAGGCGCAGTCTACAGGCACTGCTGCTGCCCAGTCAGAGCGCAGCGGGCGGGCAGgaggccaatcagagcgcagcggACGGAGGGgaggccaatcagagcgcggctGAGGGCGGGGAGAACGAGCAGGAGGCCAATCACAACAGCCCGCTCACTGTCAGTCAAAACTGTGGGGACTGGGGGCAGGAGACGAATCAAAATGGAGGAACTATGGTGATTCAAAATGGAGGACAGGCCAATCAGAACGTCTGGAGCGCTGTGACGGCCAATCAGAGTGCGGCAGGGGGAGGGGCCCTTGTGCagactgtcaatcaaagctcagagacacaaaatggaggaaaGCTGAAACTGAACGGAGCAGCgaccaatcaggacacagaggCTCAAAATGGAacagccaatcacagggcagcgtGTTACTCCTCATCCAATCACGTGTCACCAGAGACCAGGCCCAATCAGAACGCTGCATTTTCCACGCAAAGAGACAcagaactgtccaatcagatcgCAGCGCACCCATCATCTTCTCAGGAAACCAGTCAGAATGCACCACAGGCACAGACGGCCAATCACAGCACTGCGCCGTCCCAGATGCCCCGCCCCTCGTCACCATTTGTGCCCTGGAGTCAGAAACAGAGTGTCACCCTCACCGAactttagtcctcgtttagacctggtttagtcctggtttagtcctggtttagtcctggtttagtcctggtttagtcctggtttagtcctggtttagtcctggtttagtcccggtttagacccggttcagtcccggtgtagttctggtttagacctggtttagtcctggtgtagttctggtgtagttctggtttagacctggtttagacctggtttagacctggtttagacctggtttagacctggtttagacctggtttagtcctggtttagacctggtttagtcctggtttagacctggtttagtcctggtttagacctggtttagacctggtttagacctggtttagacctggtttagtcctggtttagacctggtttagtcctggtttagacctggtttagacctggtttagacctggtttagtcctggtttagacctggtttagacctggtttagacctggtttagacctggtttagacctggtttagacctggtttagtcctggtttagacctggtttagacctggtttagtcctggtttagacctggtttagtcctggtttagacctggtttagtcctggtttagacctggtttagtcctggttcagtcccggtgtatttctggtttagtcctggtttagacctggtttagtcctggtttagtcccggtgtagttctggtttagtcccggtttagtcccggtttagtcccggtttagtcccggtttagtcccggtttagtcccggtttagtcccggtttagacctggtttagtcctggtttagtcctggttt
This Periophthalmus magnuspinnatus isolate fPerMag1 chromosome 13, fPerMag1.2.pri, whole genome shotgun sequence DNA region includes the following protein-coding sequences:
- the rnpepl1 gene encoding aminopeptidase RNPEPL1; amino-acid sequence: MSSPHSRSLCCCRSLSASGGRCTAPPSERCPLVDVASASNHAHFHLRHLHLDLQINFAVKEMSGWLVLDLSPLRSGVQTLVLDCHPSVLVRSVDLKDAERPQDPPQSLVFTSEGFSEFGSALRVGLPELRAGREVQVTVRYSTTDGPAVWWLDPELTCGQTRPLVFTQGHCVCNRSFFPCFDTPTVKSPYSATIRVPDGFTVLMSASRSAFCRDERVFQFWMDEPVPSYLVALVCGELQHHDLGPRSRVWAEPCLLSCAVQKLGGSVERWLSVAERLFGPYLWGRCDLVFLPPSFPIVAMENPCLTFIISSILESSEFLLIDVVHEIAHGWFGNAVTNATWEEMWLSEGLATYAQRRITTEAYGEAFTCLETVVRLDALHRQLRLLGDNSPVSKLHVKLEPGVNPSSLMNLFTYEKGFCFVSYLCELSGDRERFDAFLREYICEFKFKSVVAQDLIHCFLQHFPELQSAPNRTGLEFDRWLTACGAPLFEPDLSVGGALTQPVYELLRLWSDPARPPDPESLVNFDLSSWSTFQIVLFLDRLLDLAPLTHELMSRLSACYSALFAALNAEVQIRWLQLVVRSLFYPELPRVRDFLHKHTSRMYTVPLYEDMASGAMRSNAGEYFSQSQRRLHPNLRRSLQALLLPSQSAAGGQEANQSAADGGEANQSAAEGGENEQEANHNSPLTVSQNCGDWGQETNQNGGTMVIQNGGQANQNVWSAVTANQSAAGGGALVQTVNQSSETQNGGKLKLNGAATNQDTEAQNGTANHRAACYSSSNHVSPETRPNQNAAFSTQRDTELSNQIAAHPSSSQETSQNAPQAQTANHSTAPSQMPRPSSPFVPWSQKQSVTLTEL